Proteins encoded together in one Pseudomonas arsenicoxydans window:
- a CDS encoding heavy metal translocating P-type ATPase, which yields MTTQLSCYHCALPVPAGSRFTAAVLGETREFCCPGCQAVAEAIVAGGLESYYQHRSESSANPEALPVQLVDELALYDRADVQQPFVRHDGELAETTLLMEGISCAACGWLIEKHLRGLPAVVEARLNLSNHRLHVRWADAQLPLSQVLSELRHIGYAAHPYQADRASEQLAAENRLALRQLGVAGLLWFQAMMATMATWPEFNIDLSPELHTILRWVALFLTTPIVFYSCAPFFKGALRDLRTRHLTMDVSVSLAIGSAYIAGIWTSISGVGELYFDAVGMFALFLLAGRYLERRARERTAAATAQLVNLLPASCLRLSADGQSERILLSELRVGDQVLVHPGAILPADGKILDGQSSIDESLLTGEYLPQPRTLGDAVTAGTLNVEGALTVQVLALGQDTRLSAIVRLLDRAQAEKPRLAEIADRAAQWFLLLTLIAVVAIGLLWWELDSSRAFWIVLAMLVATCPCALSLATPTALTAATGTLHKLGLLLTRGHVLEGLNQIDTVIFDKTGTLTEGRLALRSIRPLGDLGSDQCLSLAAALENRSEHPIARAFGRAPQAAEEVHSTPGLGLEGLVGAQRLRIGQPGFVCELSGACVPSMPQEAGQWLLLGDSQGPLAWFVLDDRLRVDAQTLVDACKARGWRTLLLSGDTSPMVASVAAELGIDEARGGLRPDDKLQVLQQLHKEGRKVLMLGDGVNDVPVLAAADISVAMGSATDLAKTSADAVLLSNRLEALVQAFSLARRTRRVIIENLLWAGLYNGLMLPFAALGWITPIWAAVGMSISSLTVVLNALRLTRLPSAPASRTTPETRPLPA from the coding sequence ATGACCACCCAACTTTCCTGCTACCACTGCGCCCTGCCCGTCCCGGCCGGCAGCCGCTTCACCGCCGCAGTCCTCGGTGAAACCCGCGAGTTCTGCTGCCCGGGGTGCCAGGCCGTGGCTGAAGCCATCGTCGCCGGTGGCCTGGAAAGCTATTACCAGCATCGCAGCGAATCCTCCGCCAACCCCGAAGCCTTGCCCGTGCAGTTGGTGGATGAACTGGCGCTGTACGACCGCGCCGACGTGCAGCAACCGTTCGTGCGCCACGACGGCGAACTCGCCGAAACCACCTTGCTGATGGAAGGCATCAGTTGCGCCGCCTGCGGCTGGCTGATCGAGAAACACCTGCGTGGCTTGCCGGCGGTAGTCGAGGCGCGGTTGAACCTGTCCAATCATCGCCTGCATGTACGCTGGGCTGATGCCCAATTGCCATTGAGCCAAGTGCTCAGCGAATTGCGCCACATCGGCTACGCCGCCCACCCCTATCAAGCCGACCGCGCCAGCGAACAACTGGCCGCCGAAAATCGCCTGGCCCTGCGCCAACTCGGCGTGGCCGGCCTGTTGTGGTTCCAGGCGATGATGGCGACCATGGCGACATGGCCCGAATTCAACATCGACTTGAGCCCCGAGCTGCACACCATCCTGCGCTGGGTTGCGCTATTCCTGACCACACCGATCGTGTTCTACAGCTGCGCGCCTTTTTTCAAAGGCGCCCTGCGCGACCTCCGCACCCGCCACCTGACCATGGATGTTTCGGTGTCACTGGCGATCGGCAGCGCCTACATCGCCGGGATCTGGACCTCGATCAGCGGTGTCGGCGAGTTGTATTTCGATGCGGTGGGCATGTTCGCGCTGTTCCTGCTGGCCGGCCGTTACCTGGAACGTCGCGCCCGGGAACGCACCGCCGCCGCCACCGCGCAACTGGTAAACCTGTTGCCTGCCTCGTGCCTGCGCTTGAGTGCTGACGGCCAGAGCGAACGAATCCTGCTCAGCGAATTGCGCGTCGGCGATCAGGTGCTGGTTCACCCCGGCGCAATTCTGCCGGCGGACGGCAAGATCCTCGATGGCCAGTCAAGCATCGACGAATCGCTGCTGACCGGCGAATACCTGCCGCAACCGCGAACGCTCGGCGATGCCGTCACCGCCGGTACGCTCAATGTCGAAGGCGCACTGACGGTACAAGTCCTCGCGCTCGGCCAGGACACGCGATTGTCGGCCATCGTCCGCCTGCTGGACCGCGCCCAGGCCGAGAAGCCGCGCCTGGCGGAAATCGCCGACCGTGCCGCGCAATGGTTTTTGCTGCTGACCCTGATTGCCGTCGTGGCCATCGGCTTGCTCTGGTGGGAACTGGATTCATCCCGCGCCTTCTGGATTGTCCTGGCGATGCTGGTTGCCACGTGCCCGTGCGCCTTGTCGCTGGCCACACCGACCGCCCTCACCGCCGCCACCGGCACACTGCATAAACTCGGTTTACTGCTGACGCGCGGTCATGTGCTCGAAGGCCTGAACCAGATCGACACGGTAATTTTCGACAAGACCGGCACGCTGACTGAAGGACGCCTGGCGTTGCGCTCGATCCGCCCGCTCGGCGACCTCGGCAGCGATCAATGCCTGAGCCTGGCCGCCGCGCTGGAAAACCGCTCCGAACACCCGATTGCCCGCGCCTTTGGCCGGGCGCCACAGGCCGCCGAAGAAGTCCACAGCACACCGGGGCTGGGCCTTGAAGGGTTGGTCGGCGCGCAACGCTTGCGCATCGGTCAACCGGGTTTCGTCTGTGAGCTCAGTGGCGCGTGCGTGCCGTCGATGCCGCAGGAAGCGGGCCAATGGCTGCTGCTCGGCGACAGCCAGGGACCGCTGGCCTGGTTTGTGCTCGACGACCGCCTGCGCGTCGATGCGCAAACGCTGGTGGACGCCTGCAAGGCCCGTGGCTGGCGCACGCTGCTGCTGTCGGGCGACACCTCGCCGATGGTCGCCAGCGTCGCCGCCGAACTGGGCATCGACGAAGCCCGGGGCGGCTTGCGTCCGGATGACAAATTGCAGGTTCTGCAACAGCTGCACAAGGAAGGCCGCAAGGTGTTGATGCTCGGTGACGGCGTCAATGACGTGCCGGTGCTGGCCGCCGCCGATATCAGCGTGGCGATGGGCTCGGCCACCGACCTGGCGAAAACCAGTGCCGATGCGGTCCTGCTCTCGAACCGCCTCGAGGCGTTGGTGCAAGCCTTCAGCCTGGCCCGGCGCACCCGCCGGGTAATCATCGAGAACCTGTTGTGGGCCGGGCTGTACAATGGCCTCATGTTGCCGTTCGCCGCCCTCGGCTGGATCACGCCGATATGGGCCGCGGTCGGCATGTCCATCAGTTCGTTGACCGTGGTGCTCAATGCCCTGCGCCTGACTCGCCTGCCGAGCGCGCCTGCCAGCCGTACCACGCCAGAAACCCGTCCGCTGCCGGCTTGA
- the ccoG gene encoding cytochrome c oxidase accessory protein CcoG has product MSNQIPVHDVTPPAKNANNSVDLYASREKIYTRAFTGLFRNLRMMGGAFLFLLYFGTVWLNWGGHQAVWWNLPERKFFIFGATFWPQDFILLSGILIVSAFGLFFITVYAGRVWCGYTCPQSVWTWIFMWCEKVTEGDRNQRIKLDKAPMSANKFLRKLSKHSMWLLIGFVTGMTFVGYFSPIRELTIDFFTGEADGWSYFWVAFFTLATYGNAGWLREQVCIYMCPYARFQSVMFDKDTLIVSYDPRRGESRGPRKKGIDYKAQGLGDCIDCTMCVQVCPTGIDIRDGLQIECIGCAACIDACDSIMDKMDYPRGLISYTTEHNLSGQKTHKLRPRLIGYAVVLLTMMGLLAGAFFMRSLVGFDVSKDRVLYRENAEGRIENVYSLKIMNKDQRDHTYVLEASGLPDLKLQGKREIKVAAGEIFSQPVELSMAPEKLPSSTNEVKFTLKDADDNSVHVEAKSRFIGPQIR; this is encoded by the coding sequence ATGAGCAATCAGATTCCGGTACACGACGTCACACCGCCTGCCAAAAACGCGAACAACAGCGTCGACCTCTACGCCTCCCGAGAAAAGATCTACACCCGCGCCTTCACCGGCCTGTTCCGCAATTTGCGAATGATGGGTGGGGCCTTTTTGTTCCTGTTGTATTTCGGCACGGTCTGGCTGAACTGGGGCGGCCATCAAGCCGTGTGGTGGAACCTGCCGGAGCGTAAATTCTTCATCTTTGGCGCCACCTTCTGGCCTCAGGACTTCATCCTGCTTTCCGGCATCTTGATTGTCAGCGCCTTTGGCCTGTTCTTCATTACCGTGTACGCCGGCCGGGTCTGGTGCGGCTATACCTGTCCGCAAAGCGTCTGGACGTGGATTTTCATGTGGTGCGAAAAGGTCACCGAAGGCGACCGCAACCAGCGTATCAAACTCGACAAGGCGCCGATGAGCGCCAACAAATTCCTGCGCAAACTCAGCAAACACTCGATGTGGCTGTTGATCGGCTTCGTGACCGGCATGACCTTCGTCGGTTACTTCTCGCCCATTCGCGAACTGACCATCGATTTCTTCACCGGCGAAGCGGATGGCTGGTCGTATTTCTGGGTCGCGTTCTTCACCCTCGCCACCTACGGCAACGCCGGCTGGTTGCGCGAGCAAGTGTGCATTTACATGTGCCCGTATGCGCGCTTCCAGAGTGTGATGTTCGACAAGGACACGCTGATCGTCTCCTACGATCCGCGTCGCGGTGAAAGCCGTGGCCCGCGCAAGAAAGGCATCGACTACAAGGCCCAAGGCCTGGGCGACTGCATCGATTGCACCATGTGCGTGCAGGTTTGCCCGACCGGGATCGACATCCGCGATGGCCTGCAGATCGAATGCATTGGCTGCGCCGCGTGCATCGATGCCTGCGACAGCATCATGGACAAAATGGACTACCCCCGTGGTTTGATCAGCTACACCACCGAACACAACCTCTCCGGGCAAAAAACCCATAAACTGCGCCCGCGCCTGATCGGCTATGCCGTGGTGCTGCTGACCATGATGGGCTTGCTGGCCGGCGCGTTCTTCATGCGTTCGCTGGTCGGTTTCGACGTCAGCAAGGACCGCGTGCTGTACCGCGAGAACGCCGAAGGCAGGATCGAAAACGTCTACAGCCTGAAGATCATGAACAAAGACCAGCGTGACCACACCTACGTGCTGGAAGCCTCTGGTTTGCCGGACCTGAAGCTGCAAGGCAAGCGTGAAATCAAAGTCGCCGCCGGAGAGATTTTCAGTCAGCCCGTGGAATTGTCCATGGCACCGGAGAAACTGCCGTCGAGCACCAACGAGGTCAAATTCACCCTCAAGGATGCCGACGACAACAGTGTCCACGTTGAAGCCAAGAGCCGATTCATCGGCCCACAAATTCGTTGA
- a CDS encoding FixH family protein: protein MPAANAASPWYKHLWPWIIIAILACSVTLTLSMVTIAVNNPDNLVNDNYYEAGKGINRSLDRELLAQTLLLRASVHLDDVTGEVDLRLSGNSQPQTLQLNLISPTQPEKDRKITLARSETEQGRYIGQLSDKIEGRRFVELLGVQDDKTWRLFEEEQVSHDKDLMLGDEPLQGAEDLKKP, encoded by the coding sequence ATGCCCGCAGCAAATGCCGCAAGCCCTTGGTACAAGCATCTTTGGCCATGGATCATCATCGCCATTCTGGCGTGTTCCGTGACGCTGACCTTGTCCATGGTGACCATCGCGGTGAACAACCCCGACAATCTGGTCAATGACAACTACTACGAGGCCGGCAAAGGCATTAACCGCTCCCTGGACCGCGAGCTGCTGGCCCAGACCCTGTTGCTGCGTGCCAGCGTGCATCTGGACGACGTGACCGGCGAAGTCGACTTGCGCCTGAGCGGTAACAGTCAACCCCAAACCCTTCAACTGAACCTGATCTCACCGACCCAACCGGAGAAGGATCGCAAGATCACCCTCGCCCGCAGCGAAACCGAACAAGGCCGCTACATCGGCCAGCTGAGTGACAAGATTGAAGGCCGTCGCTTTGTCGAATTGCTGGGTGTGCAGGACGACAAGACCTGGCGTCTGTTCGAGGAAGAACAGGTCAGCCATGACAAGGACCTGATGCTCGGCGATGAGCCGCTGCAAGGCGCCGAAGACCTGAAAAAACCGTAA